The segment AAGAGTGCCGGATCTGCTGAGATATTGTCGCGCTCAGCCGTTCTTTTTGGGCTTGCCGGCGCACCACGGCTTCTAGCTGCTGGCGTTCCTTGGCTTTCTGTTGCAGCTGTTCCTCCGTCGCCTGCACAGACGAGATCAATTCGGTTTCTACCGCCTTACGTTCAGCCAGCCGGTGTTCTAGCTCATTGACTTGATGCTGCGCCTGTTGGCATAAAACGGCTTGCCCGATGGCAACTGCCACCATGCTAGCTACTTCACACGCCCAGTGAATGTGTTCGGGAGTAAAGGCATCTGCAGTGTCTGCCCCGATGTTGAGGCAACCTAGGATCGGCGCTTTAGCGGGGCGAGAGCCTTCTGGATGCCCAAGGATTGGTACGCTGAGATAGCAGCGCACGCCCTCTGCTTGCAAGGCTTGAAACGCTCTTGAAGGTTTGGAGAGGTTGAGGAGGTTTCCTGTCAGGTGAACTTCGCCTTGCCAAATCTCTGGGGTGAGTGCCAGGACTTCTAGTGGCAGGCGGGTTGCTTTTTCTCTGGGGGGTTCGCCGAGGGTGTAGGTGGCTAGGATGGTTGCTGCACCGGCTTCTCTATCGAACTTGACAAGACTGGCTTGCCGGCAGGGTAGGAGTTGCTGCAACTGGCTAAGCGCTAAACGCGCCATGATTTGTAGGGAACGCGCCGGCTGCATCGATTGAGCAGTTTCTTGCTGGCTTTCTAAGTATTCTGCAGTGTACTGCATTGATCTCTCCTTGATTATGTTTGTGCCGGTTTTTTCACGGCTTGCTCAGCCTCAACTGCCTATCTTTTTCCCCTACTTTTATCCTGAATTTTCTTGCCTTATATTAAAATTTCAGCCCATTCAATTCAGTCGCTTTTTTGATGTTTATTTTTCAGGGTGACCACGAGGTTGAGCGATTTTTTTCTAAAAAATTGTCTGTCTCGCTCGAATATGTATATTCCAGCAAGATTCATGACTATTTTTTTTAGTATTCCCCTTTTGCAATTCGATCTATCTAGTGGCTGTTTATTTTATTTATTTATTTATTTATTTAATAGAGTCAGGGCAAATGGCTCAGGACATACGCTGTTAACTCCTGGTGCCAGTGAGACGTGATAAAATCTTTTTGATAAACACAGTTCGTATAACTTTCCAACACTTTTTCCGCGTCTTCAGTCACGACGGGAGCTAGTAAACTTATCACTTCTTTGTTCATTCCTCAACTCCTAATCTATAAAAAACTCGTCACTATTACTAAGTTGCTTAAAGTTAATCAATTTTTCATTGATGTGTTGCAGCTTCGCTTACATTTCTTAAAAATTTTGAGAGTGAAACTTGATTTCAGGTTTCTACAGTGAATCCGTTAAACCAAGCGGATAATGAGAACGGATAAATCAATGTTTGCTAAGGGTTTCTTAACTTTAAGTAACCCTTAACAAGCTTATCCGAGGTTAAACTGTGATAAATGTTTGGTGGTAAACTTTAATCTCACAGATACACATGAAACCTGTAGGCAGTCATTTGTTGAAACGTGAGAGCGACTGAGAGCCGGTTTCTCACCTCCGAATTAGTGGGTTCATGCTCAGAAGAGACTTTACCTACTCTCTTGAGCGTAGCTAGCAAATGTGAAGAAGTCGTGAAGAGAGAGCCGGTTTTTGCAAAGAATTCGTTTCCATGCCCCAAGTGGGGCAAATAAAGCACGGAAAAACAACCGCTTTACTTGACATTTGCGCGGTAATATGTTTGTAAAATTATGCGAAGGAGCCGGTGTTTATCCCTGCCGGCGAAAACACAAATCAACGGAAGTCAGTGCAGCCTCTTAAAAACTCCAGTGCAATACTTGAGCCACTTGATTCGCGAGGTTCATCGGATCGAACGGCTTGGCAATGACTCCCGCAACGCCTAATTCAGCAAATCGCCGCTGATCGGTTGCCTGTACCTTGGCAGTTAACAGAATCACAGGAATTTGCTGGATTGCCTTGCTCAGCTGCATTTTAGCAAAGGTAGCAGGGCCATCCATATCAGGCATCATGACATCGAGAAGGATGGCATCAGGCTGTTCAGTTTCAGCCTTAGCAATTCCCTCACTGCCTGAACCGGCTGTGATAACTTCCCACCCGCCTACCATCTCCAAACTGAGTTGAGCGACTTCGCGAATATCTTCCTCATCATCAATGACCAAGATGCGCTTGGCTGCCACGATTTTCGTCTTCCTCCATACGTTGAACGCTCAGCCTAGGCTGCGTCTTGAAATTACCAGTCAAATTTTACCGGCGATTTGGGGCAATCGCTCACGAATAGGCTGCGTTTTTTTCCTGAGTGCTTGTGCCCAAACTTGTTTGTGTTTTGACGACTATACAGTGGTAGAGTGCTCACTGGCTGATCTGTAGAAACACAGTTGCCACAATTAGTGCTGCTTGAACTCTATTAACAAGGGTACGATATTTCAGGATAACGCTTTTTCAATGCACAACTTACTACAGCATCACCTTGTTTAAGTTATCGTTGCCATAAAAAATTATCATTAAACACAACGCTAGCTTTTAACAGATTCTAAAGCTGGATTGGCTTACGGCTCTGGTTTAAGTCAGGAAATAACGGTTAGCAGCTATTTAAAATGTGCGTTAGCTCATAAAAAAATTATCTAGCATGGGGCAACAACCTTTTCGTCAAATTCTCAAGCGAGTGCAGTTAATTAAATCGCAACTGAAGCCCTATTTGCGCTGGGTGATTTTGGGCGGAACGCTGTTTTTCTTGGCGAAAACGCTTAAGGACAACTGGCAGGAAGTTGCCGCTATTGAGATTGCCGGCCCGCAATTAGCCGGTTTGGCAACTGCATTAGGCATCACTCTCCTTGCTCACATTTGGTCTGGATGGGTTTGGACTGCGATTCTGCGGGAGTTCAAGCAGCCGGTGCCGATACTGTGGGGTGTTCGAGTTTACCTGAAAACAAACATCGCTAAGTATTTACCCGGAAATGTTTGGCACTTTTACGGTCGTATTTTAGCCGTCACCGGCATGGGAATCTCCCCAGATGTCGCAACCTTAAGCGTGCTAATCGAGCCGGTGTTGATGGCTGCAGCCGCCTTAGCGATCGCCTTAACCGGCAGTTTCTTCACAGAGCGCGGCGGACTGTGGCAATATGCCTGGATTACCTTGCCGTTTGTACTGATAGTGATTCACCCCCGGATTTTAAATCCCGTGATGCAATCGCTGAGACGTTTGAAGCAAAAAGCGCTGGGTAGCCAGTCACAGTCAGATGGGGATGTATTCAAAATTGAGCGATACCCCTTCTGGTTGCTGATGGGAGAGATGGGGTTTCTTGGACTGCGTGGCGCGGGATTCTTCTTAACCCTGCTAGCGATCGCGCCGGCAGAAGTTCAAGATTTGGCATTTGTGCGTCTGCCAATGCTATTGGGAGCTTTTAGTTTGGCGTGGCTATTGGGACTGGTTGTGCCGGGAGCACCGGGGGGAATAGGCGTGTTTGAAGCGACTGTGACGGTGCTTTTAAAAGGTCAATTTTCTGCCGGCCTAATTTTAAGTGCTGTTGCATTTTACCGGCTGATCAGTGTT is part of the Microcoleus sp. FACHB-68 genome and harbors:
- a CDS encoding YbhN family protein, which encodes MGQQPFRQILKRVQLIKSQLKPYLRWVILGGTLFFLAKTLKDNWQEVAAIEIAGPQLAGLATALGITLLAHIWSGWVWTAILREFKQPVPILWGVRVYLKTNIAKYLPGNVWHFYGRILAVTGMGISPDVATLSVLIEPVLMAAAALAIALTGSFFTERGGLWQYAWITLPFVLIVIHPRILNPVMQSLRRLKQKALGSQSQSDGDVFKIERYPFWLLMGEMGFLGLRGAGFFLTLLAIAPAEVQDLAFVRLPMLLGAFSLAWLLGLVVPGAPGGIGVFEATVTVLLKGQFSAGLILSAVAFYRLISVLAEVAGAFLGWVDFAQACRWVNRYLHPKNLSNQHKSKK
- a CDS encoding response regulator, translated to MAAKRILVIDDEEDIREVAQLSLEMVGGWEVITAGSGSEGIAKAETEQPDAILLDVMMPDMDGPATFAKMQLSKAIQQIPVILLTAKVQATDQRRFAELGVAGVIAKPFDPMNLANQVAQVLHWSF